Proteins encoded by one window of Candidatus Zixiibacteriota bacterium:
- a CDS encoding transglycosylase SLT domain-containing protein, which translates to MEIGKSILFLPLALLGTLGCATLGHEGANRARPERPVGGERSAAGPAEAERALIAEPQAVRETTLEALPAEAPAEEPRAQRPVHSPSTRVPAAEGAARARRPHAPQVDSLVELLGKDIDKALGQPPDRRRIEFSSAVTRNPKVRYFLRHYSRNGRAQLRKLLARSGRYWPMIAKILNEEGLPEELGYLALIESGFVPHRASPRGAVGLWQFVPATARHYGLKIDRWVDERRDPVKATRAAAAYLKDLHDYFGRWYLVTAAYNAGPGTVDRALQSSGTSDFWTLSGNARLSNETRDFVPKFVAVAMIAADPAKYGIRDIEYEPPLEYREVEIDEPMSLATLAAMAETTVAELRELNPSLLHDLTPPDPSGFRIKIPTGSAAAFARAYRRHQETRPAGGRVVIHEVRRGETLFSIARRYGQEVRALMQLNGLASARLRVGQRLKVIVERMGGRLR; encoded by the coding sequence ATGGAGATCGGCAAGAGCATTCTTTTCCTTCCCCTGGCCCTTCTTGGAACGTTGGGGTGCGCCACGCTCGGTCACGAGGGTGCGAATCGCGCGCGGCCCGAGCGGCCGGTGGGCGGTGAAAGGTCCGCCGCCGGGCCCGCAGAGGCCGAGCGAGCCCTGATCGCCGAACCGCAAGCGGTGCGCGAAACCACGCTGGAGGCGCTCCCCGCAGAGGCGCCGGCGGAGGAGCCGCGCGCGCAACGGCCCGTACATTCTCCGAGCACCCGCGTGCCCGCGGCCGAGGGCGCCGCCAGGGCGCGCCGGCCGCACGCGCCTCAGGTGGACAGCCTGGTCGAGCTCCTGGGGAAGGATATCGACAAAGCCCTCGGGCAGCCGCCCGACCGCCGGCGCATCGAGTTCTCGTCGGCAGTCACCCGGAACCCGAAGGTCCGGTACTTCCTCAGGCACTACAGCCGGAACGGCCGGGCGCAATTGCGGAAGCTGCTCGCCCGCTCGGGGCGGTACTGGCCGATGATCGCAAAGATCCTGAACGAGGAAGGGTTGCCGGAGGAGCTTGGCTATCTCGCCTTGATCGAGAGCGGTTTCGTTCCGCATCGGGCTTCGCCCCGGGGCGCCGTCGGGCTATGGCAGTTCGTTCCGGCGACCGCCCGCCATTACGGCCTCAAGATCGACCGCTGGGTGGACGAGCGCCGCGACCCGGTCAAGGCGACGCGCGCCGCGGCGGCCTACCTCAAGGACCTGCACGACTATTTCGGCCGCTGGTATCTCGTCACCGCCGCCTACAACGCCGGCCCCGGCACCGTGGATCGCGCCTTGCAGTCGAGCGGAACGAGCGACTTCTGGACGCTGAGCGGCAACGCGCGCCTGAGCAACGAGACCCGGGACTTCGTACCCAAGTTCGTCGCGGTCGCGATGATCGCCGCCGATCCGGCGAAGTACGGGATCCGCGACATCGAATACGAGCCACCGCTCGAGTATCGAGAGGTCGAGATCGACGAGCCGATGAGCCTGGCGACGCTGGCCGCCATGGCCGAGACGACGGTGGCCGAGCTTCGCGAGCTGAACCCGTCGCTCCTGCACGACCTCACGCCCCCGGACCCTTCGGGGTTTCGAATCAAGATCCCGACCGGCAGCGCGGCGGCCTTCGCCCGAGCCTATCGGCGACATCAGGAAACCCGCCCCGCAGGCGGTCGGGTGGTCATCCACGAGGTGCGCAGAGGCGAGACCCTCTTTTCGATCGCACGGCGCTACGGCCAGGAGGTTCGCGCGCTCATGCAGCTGAACGGGCTGGCGAGCGCCCGCCTGAGGGTCGGGCAGCGGTTGAAGGTGATCGTGGAAAGGATGGGAGGCCGATTGCGTTGA
- a CDS encoding citrate synthase, with product MASETLTIIDNRTGKQYEIPIRNGAIRATDLQQIKVNDDEGLVSYDPGFMNTASCQSKITFIDGEKGILRYRGYPIEQLAEKSTYLETAYLILYGELPNRAQLQEWTRNVTYHSIIHENIKKLIDGFHHDAHPMGILVSTVGALSTFYPSAKQIFDLQSRREQTYRLISKMPTLAAFAYRHSLGLPYSYPDNDLSYTGNFLNMLFKMTELKYQPHPVLERALDVLFILHADHEQNCSTNAMRGVGSSHSDPYSAVAAAAAALYGPLHGGANEAVLRMLMAIGSKDKVPEFIKKVKGGEGRLMGFGHRVYKNYDPRARIIKEIADQVFEVKGRNPLLDIALELERIALQDDYFIKRKLYPNVDFYSGLIYQSMGLPMDMFPVLFAIPRTSGWIAQWEEMLTDPEQKLARPKQIYLGPAKRDYVAIEQRA from the coding sequence ATGGCGTCGGAGACATTGACCATTATCGATAACCGGACCGGCAAACAATACGAGATTCCCATCCGCAACGGGGCGATCCGCGCCACCGACCTGCAGCAGATCAAAGTCAACGACGACGAGGGTCTGGTGAGCTACGATCCGGGTTTCATGAACACCGCCTCGTGCCAGAGCAAGATCACCTTTATCGACGGCGAAAAAGGAATCCTGCGCTACCGAGGCTATCCGATCGAACAGCTCGCGGAGAAGAGCACTTACCTGGAGACCGCCTACCTGATCTTGTACGGAGAACTGCCGAACCGCGCGCAGCTCCAGGAGTGGACGCGCAACGTCACCTACCACTCGATCATCCACGAGAACATCAAGAAGCTCATCGACGGCTTTCACCACGACGCCCACCCGATGGGGATCCTGGTGAGCACCGTGGGAGCGCTTTCGACCTTCTATCCGTCGGCCAAACAGATCTTCGACCTGCAGTCCCGGCGCGAGCAGACCTACCGTCTGATCAGCAAGATGCCGACGCTGGCGGCGTTCGCCTACCGTCACAGCCTGGGGTTGCCCTATTCGTATCCCGACAACGATCTGAGCTACACGGGCAACTTCCTCAACATGCTTTTCAAGATGACCGAGCTCAAGTATCAGCCGCATCCGGTGCTGGAACGGGCGCTCGACGTCCTCTTCATCCTGCACGCCGACCACGAGCAGAACTGCAGTACGAACGCGATGCGCGGCGTAGGCAGCTCGCACTCCGACCCGTACTCCGCGGTGGCGGCGGCGGCCGCGGCGCTGTACGGGCCGCTGCACGGCGGAGCCAACGAGGCGGTGCTGAGAATGCTGATGGCGATCGGCTCGAAGGACAAGGTTCCCGAGTTCATCAAGAAGGTCAAAGGGGGCGAGGGGCGGCTGATGGGATTCGGCCACCGCGTCTACAAGAACTACGATCCGCGGGCGAGGATCATCAAGGAGATCGCGGATCAGGTCTTCGAGGTCAAGGGGCGCAACCCGCTGCTCGACATTGCCCTGGAGCTGGAGCGGATCGCGCTGCAGGACGACTACTTCATCAAGCGCAAGCTCTATCCGAACGTCGACTTCTACTCCGGCCTGATCTACCAGTCCATGGGGTTGCCGATGGACATGTTCCCGGTGCTGTTCGCCATTCCGCGAACCTCGGGGTGGATCGCGCAATGGGAGGAGATGCTGACGGATCCCGAACAGAAGCTCGCGCGTCCGAAGCAGATCTACCTGGGCCCGGCGAAACGGGACTACGTCGCGATCGAGCAGAGAGCGTAG